The genome window TGGCTCTGAGTTGCACTGTAGCTTGTCTTtggactccttccttccttcctttcctcctcctcctcctcctcctcctcctcctcctcctcctctttcttcttcttcttgaataatatttttagaGTAAGAAACACGCATAGAACTGTTCCAGAATTAAGAGATGGCAGAGGGCTGGCAGTTGTCNttgccttttcattttctcagtgaAACTTAGCACAGTGTTGAACAATTCTGCTATCCAAACAACTGAGCATGACCGGTTAGTTGGCTCTgagttgcttctttctttctttctttctttctttctttctttctttctttctcctcctcctcctcctcctcctccaccaccacctctttcttcttcttcttgaataatatttttagaGTAAGAAACACGCATAGAACTGTTCCAGAATTAAGAGATGGCAGAGGGCTGGCAGTTGTCACACAGGACCTTAATCCCAGAGTCCagcagtcagaggcaggtggatctctgagagtttgaggctagcctgatgaGTTCCAGACCGGTCAGGGTTATgcggggaaaccctgtctcaaaaatgttaGAAAGAAAGGGTTAGACAGAGACGCAGAGAGGACAGCTACTGCTTCAACTTTCTTTTAGGTCTGTCCTTCACTCAGTTACCTAATGCATACCCATTTTATAAAGCAAACAGGGAGTTTCTTACTCAAAAAGTGGAATCTATGAGCCCATGACATCTTGATATTTAAATGATTTAGGGACCAATAATACCAGTATCTGCATATGGAGACAGTGCTAAGTTTCTTGACAACTTTGGAATGCGCCGGTGTgctctccaaaacaaaacaaaacaaaacacaacatccATACAAAGAAACTTGCAGTTAATCTTAACACTATTTCACTATTGTCAGCATCTGCTCCGACAATTCTGTGTACATTATTTCCATAAACCACAGACAAGGTGtggatttgtgtttttaaaaaatctatttattctattttatatgtttgagtgttttgcctgcacatatgcatatctgctacctatgtgctgGTGTTTGTGGAAAggtcagaagagaagggaaaaagcCAGAATAAGGTGTCAGaatgcctggaactggagtttgggATGCTTGTGGGCCACCAcatggtgctgggactcaaacccaagtcctccAAGAGCAACAGGTACTGtaaagtgctgagccatctctccagacttttAGGTGTGTATTTGTCAAAGGAAGTCACTTGCATGTCCAGGGGATCATACAATgccaggggagaggagaaagtagggactCAGACACCTCAGTACTGCTAACAAGCACTGAAGGGATTAGattgtgtatgtttgtttcaCTGGCACTGAGTGTTAGACTCAGCTTGATATCATTGTTAGTTGAGGCTACACAGGATCCTAAGGTTCCCTTTAAAGCTTTAACTGAATTATGATTATGTTCTTCTGCCAATATTTTTGCCATTAAGTCACccagcactgcctggctaagcaaaaaataaaataaaataaaataaagcaaaacaaaattgaagCAACTTGCCCAAAGAGATATATTTCTACTGATACCCAAATAAGCCCTCCTTTGTTTTCGATTGCATTAATTTAGCGGCTTGTCTTCTCTTGCAGGCAGCCCCCGCGGAGAGGTGGAGCTGTCCCGAGGCTGACACAGCAGGTTCCTCTCATCATTctggtatttgtttttaatggtcTTTGATCatttcatcagatcctactgttCCCATCCTTTATTCTATTCAAGTTTATGAACAAACACAAACTCCGCATCCACTCCCACATGTTCCTTAAATCCCCATCCGTCCAGCCAAGGCCAAACAGACCCTTAGTGGGGGTTTCTTTTAGGAAGAATTTGAAGGATGGTTAAATGTTTGGTCTCAATGATAACTACGCAAGGTCGCGTCCACCTGCAACCATGTGGGCTATCCGACAGCTCTCactccaaatatttattttttgccttccAGAATGTTCTGCTTCTTGCGAGTTTCTAGACAGAGCTAGAGATTCAAAGGAAGAGTCCCGGAGAGGGCCAGATGCCTGTGAGTTGAAGTCACGGAGTATGTCTTCTGTGCCTTTCCATTATCTCAGTCCTATCTACAAGGGAAATCAAAGTGTTCTGAGAGGATCTAGCGGGAACTAGATGAAATAATGCATTTACATTTAggaaatttgctttttaaagggggaagaaatgaaaaaacaaattgtttgtgtcaaaaaacaaatTGAACATCATTTCAATTTGACAGAGAATACGGAAGGTTGGGGTGCTGCAAAGATCCAGACTATTTCCCCGGAtgctggttttgcttttctttgctcCACGCTCTCCAATCCTGCTAGGTAGCCCTCTGAGGGAACTGAACGCACGCAAACCGCGCCAATGCGGAAcagtgccctggctgaactcttcTCTGAGATTCAACTCATTTTCAGTCCCAACAAACTAAGGAGTCAGAGTCCTGCGGATAatctctttctctggctctggACTCTCCTTTCATCCTCATAAAAAAGGACTCACTTCTGGGACTCTGGTTCTGCGTCTAGTGGGAAGGATGCTAAAGGGGAGGGACAGACGAGCAATTCAGAACAAGTTTCCTGGCAAGTCCAGCAGGGAGCTACAGCTCGggtttttctcccccccccccccattgaaaAGGCAGAATTGGGAGGACAGGTCCTATGTCTCAACAACGCCCCCCAGAGCGGAGCGGAGGTCATACAAGTGTCAGAGGGATCCACTCGCTCCTAGGAGCAGCAGACGCCTTCCTTTGCCACTCACACAGGAAGCCATCTTATAGTATCATCTGGCTCTAACCTGTTGTTGGTACCCACCCTCTTCCGCACCAGAAGCCCCCCAAATTACGTCAAGGCGTGAAGCTTCACTGTGTCTCAGGGAAAATGGGCGTGTCAAGTGAGtgcgtttattttattttatttttaaagatttatttatttattatatgtaagtatactgtagctgtcttcagacactccacaaGAGGAAGTTAGATCTTGTTgtggatggttgagagccaccatgtggttgctgggatttgaactcaggaccttaggaagaacagtcgggtgctcttacccgctgagccatctcaccagccccttattttatttttttaatgtccatCAATTGCTCTCTGACCGATTTCCCCTTCTAGGGGACGTCTCTGCGAACTCCTAATGTTTCCCAAACACAAGTTTCTCTAGAACTCAAGCACAGTCCCTCACAAAGTGCCTACTGCCTGGCACACGTACgtgtcccttccctttcctaaTTAGACTAAGGAATTTTAAAAACCGTTTTCTATTTGATACAGCCCCAAAGAGGCTTTGCCGAGACACGGCCGGCAGCACCGCCTGGCTGTCTTCTCCGGGATTCTGACTCTCACTAACTAATTCCAAGGCTCCGGTCGCCCGTTAGACCCCGGCTGAAACCGGCGGGACCCGTATGCGCGCATCCGGGCAGGGGCAGCCCCTGCTGCCTGGAGGACCCGGGCGGGAGCAGTAGTCGGGgtgccccctcctccccctccatggGCCCCCAGCGCTCGGGCCCCTAATGAGCTGCTGAAAGGGAGCGGGCTCCGGTGCGCGTGGCTCGCAGGCCTCCCGGAGTCCCCGGAACACTGATTGGCCAGCTGCGCCTCGCGACCTCCTTTCATTAATAAATTAGCGGCACGCTCCAGCCGAGCGCGAGCCACCAATCACAATAGACAGCGGCGGCGACAACAGCCGCAGCTTGAGCCACTGCCGCCGCCGCGGCTTCGGTAGCTTGGGCTGCAGCCTGGAGCGCCAACAGGAGCTTTAGAACCATTTTATGCTGATTAGATAAAGGGGGGGACGGAGGGGAGGgggtgatggaggaggagggtggatgGCTAggccaggggaggaggagagggactaaagaaagggaaagaaatgaatgatGATAATACGATGAAAAGAATAAGCTGGGGAGGGAGagcgggggggggagagagggagcgagagagagagagagagagagagagagggggggggaccaggacagagagagaaggagagggcgggggaagggtaggTGAGGAGGGGGCCCCGGGGCAGATCTGATTGTTTTCTTGGTAGTATATAAGGGGTTTTAAGGAGAGTCGTGTGCCAGACACACAGCCACTGAACCACAAGCAGCTCGGCTTTAACTGGAGTGCCTGGGAGTCGCGTGCCAGCAGCCACACGGCCAgggactgactgacagacagccACGCACGAGCACGACAACACACGAGACCCGGGCGAGCTGCCGCGGTCGTCCGGGCTCTTGGCAAAGTCGCCCAgtagagagccccccccccccgccctggtGGAGGTGCGCCTAGGAAGCGCCAAGCCCGCGGCGCGGAGGACACCGTGCTGTGTTCCGGGTTGCGGGGACATTCCCGGACACACACCGGAGCAGCAGCTGCGCCGCGACACATCTGGAGCCGCGTAGGTAAGTGTGCACGCCGCGGCTCTCCACTTCGCAGGTAGTGTCCCCACGCAGGCTCACGCCGCCCACGCTGACCCCATCGCTCTAGACGCAATGACTTCTGTGACCGGCAGAAGGTGGTTTGAGCCAGGGGCGCTCCTCCCTAGCTCTGTTCTCGCCACCTTCGCGAATGCACGTTAGAGGAGGGGATGGCGGAGGTGGGGCGCTGCGCCAGGGACACTTTGCCCTGTCCCTTCTGGGAGTAAATTTCATCTGCCTCTTCTTTCGCAGGATGTTCATTAAATCCGAGACTCTGGagttgaaggaggaagaggaggtactGATGCTGCTGGGCTCGGCTTCCCCGGCCTCGGCGACCCTGACCCCGATGTCTTCCAGCgcggacgaggaggaggacgaggagctGCGCCGGCCAGGCGCCGCGCGTGGGCAGCGTGGGGCGGAAGCCGGGCAAGGAGTGCAGGGCAGTCCGGCATCCGGTGCCGGGGATTGCCGGCCAGGGCGGCTGCTGGGCCTGGTGCACGAGTGCAAGCGTCGCCCGTCGCGCGCACGGGCCGTCTCCCGAGGCGCCAAGACGGCGGAGACCGTGCAGCGCATCAAGAAGACCCGCAGGCTCAAGGCCAACAACCGGGAGCGCAACCGCATGCACAACCTAAATGCCGCGCTGGACGCGCTGCGCGAGGTGCTGCCCACCTTCCCCGAGGATGCCAAGCTCACAAAGATCGAGACGCTGCGCTTCGCCCACAATTACATCTGGGCGCTCACGGAGACCCTGCGCCTGGCGGACCATTGCGCCGGCGCCGGCGCCCTCCAGGGGGCGCTCTTCTCCGAGGCGGTGCTGCTGAGCCCGGGAGCCGCCCTAGGCGCCAGCGGGGACAGCCCTTCGCCACCCTCCTCCTGGAGCTGCACCAACAGCCCGGCGTCATCCTCTAACTCCACGTCCCCATACAGCTGCACTTTATCGCCCGCTAGCCCCGGGTCAGACGTGGACTACTGGCAGCCCCCACCTCCGGAGAAGCATCGTTATGCGCCTCACCTGCCCCTCGCCAGGGACTGTATCTAGAGCTGCGGGTCTCCCTCTGTCGTCCTCTACCTGGCCCTCTTCCCAtccttctcccatcccccaccctccacGCCCCGGACTCCACTTCACAGGGCAGAGGTAGCACTTGCAATCCCCTCGGCTGCTGGTGCATTCCGGTGTGGAGACCCGCTCTGATTTATTGAAGATGTGAGGATTTGTGGTCAAAGAGGACTATGGCGTGTGGGagtggggactgggagggagggtACTTCGTGAGACTgtaaaagacactgagaaaaagTACCATAACTAACGAGTGTGCAGAGCAGACTGACGCTCCTCCCCTCTCTCCGAGCTGCTGGAGGAGAACTCCGGCAGGCAGTTCGTGTGAATCTCTCAGAGGGAATGCAACTGGTCCCTGTGATCTTTTCACCTTCGTTTCTACATAGAGATGTTAATGTCAGTCAAAAGAAATGTATCTTAGCATCTGAATGAATTTACCGGTAATAATATTATCCACACATTTGCAATGGCTGGCATCTGCTCTATTCCCATTGCTGTCTGCAGGCTGTGGGAATTTCACCTGTCAAACCAAACTTTCCCTCTCTGATGTgcactttgttttttttcccagattCGTCACAATGCCTATTGTCCCgcccttctctttgcttttttttctccattttgccATCTGTCTCTTATGATTTATAAGGGGGAAAAACTTGTTTTGTTAGAGGGCCAGGTTAGAAGTCATTGTATAATTTGTAGGCTTTTGTAAGGGTTGAATGCAAGCGTGGAAATTTAGGCTGAATTctctatcaaaagaaaaaatgtgaaggaaaagggaaaaatcagGAGGGAGGGTTGCTTCATGCATTATTTATCTCGACCTTTTAGGGGAGAAGGAACTCCCCCATCCTttcaagagattaaaaataaatcaacagtCTGAAAACCTAAGCAGACACGGGCATTGCCAGGATCAGCCACACACGTGTTTCCTtctatttattttgaagaaaaatttcatgggaaaagtatgtatttttttgtatattctaCAGAGTTTATTCTAGTATGTATTTACATCCCGAAGAACAAGAACATTGTTTTGTGATTAAGctataaataaagtatctaattttCATAAGTTTGTATTGAGGtttggcttttgctttttttttttttttctgatgtggCTTTTAATGCAAAATGAGTTGTATTTTACTAAAGTTCTCGAATATTGAATTGAGTATATTTGTATTTTGGGTCATGTTTGGTGTGGATTTTCACTAAGAGATTACAAAATGTGGGATCCTACTTGAAACACCAACACTGAAATTGGAGTATGAAATTTATCACAAACCC of Mus pahari chromosome 4, PAHARI_EIJ_v1.1, whole genome shotgun sequence contains these proteins:
- the Neurog2 gene encoding neurogenin-2, with protein sequence MFIKSETLELKEEEEVLMLLGSASPASATLTPMSSSADEEEDEELRRPGAARGQRGAEAGQGVQGSPASGAGDCRPGRLLGLVHECKRRPSRARAVSRGAKTAETVQRIKKTRRLKANNRERNRMHNLNAALDALREVLPTFPEDAKLTKIETLRFAHNYIWALTETLRLADHCAGAGALQGALFSEAVLLSPGAALGASGDSPSPPSSWSCTNSPASSSNSTSPYSCTLSPASPGSDVDYWQPPPPEKHRYAPHLPLARDCI